One Gossypium raimondii isolate GPD5lz chromosome 3, ASM2569854v1, whole genome shotgun sequence genomic window carries:
- the LOC105797096 gene encoding transcriptional corepressor SEUSS: MVPLGPSTPIGGAQSVPSSLLRTNSGMLGSQGGGLPSQSGFPSLVSPRTQFNNMNMLGNVPNVSSLLNQSFGNGGPNPQLSGPGSGQRGGIDSGAESDPLSNVGTGMGFNAPSSFVPSNMANIGSSGQVQSQQYSNLSGNHILPDQQQPQQPESQQFQHGQQGMQQVSAPHNTQQGQQQQQQQQQFQSIRGGMAGVGAVKLEPQLTNDQHSQPQQLQSLRNLAPVKLEPQQIPPSRTLAQVKMEPQHSDQSFLHQQQQQQQQQQQQLLQMSRQPPQTAAAQISLLHQQRLLQLQQQHHHHQLLKAMPQQRPQLPQQFQQQNLPLRSPVKSAYEPGMCARRLTHYMYQQQHRPEDNNIEFWRKFVAEYFAPNAKKKWCVSMYGNGRQTTGVFPQDVWHCEICNRKPGRGFEATVEVLPRLFKIKYESGTLEELLYVDMPREYQNSSGQIVLDYAKAIQESVFEQLRVVRDGQLRIVFSPDLKICSWEFCARRHEELIPRRLLIPQVSQLGAAAQKYQAATQNASTNLSAPDLQNNCNLFVASARQLAKALEVPLVNDLGYTKRYVRCLQISEVVNSMKDLIDYSRETRTGPMESLAKFPRRTSTSSGFHAQSQQPEEQHQQQQQTPQQQMMTQSSNGDQSSAQASGMQLAANNGVANVNNSLNVASASTSGGTIAGPLHQNSMNSRQQNSMNNASSSYGGNSVQIPSPGSSSTIPQTQANPSPFQSPTPSSSNNPPQAPHGALAASSHMSSANSPAMNMPMQQPALSSEADPNESQSSVQKIIHEMLSSQLNNTGGMVGAGTLGNDVKSVNGMLPPSNNMVLSGGNTLVGNGTISNNSVIGGVGFGSMSGGLGQSAMVNGIRATMGNNPVMNGRMGMAQMARDQLMNQQQQDMGNQLLNGLGAVNGFNNYQFDWKPSP; the protein is encoded by the exons ATGGTGCCATTAGGGCCTTCTACTCCAATAGGTGGTGCGCAGTCTGTTCCGTCATCTCTTTTGCGAACAAATTCAGGGATGCTAGGATCACAAGGCGGTGGTCTTCCTTCTCAATCTGGGTTTCCTTCATTAGTGTCTCCTCGTACTCAGTTTAATAATATGAATATGCTCGGGAACGTGCCTAATGTTTCTTCCCTTCTTAATCAGTCATTTGGGAATGGGGGTCCGAACCCTCAGCTTTCTGGTCCTGGGAGTGGCCAGCGTGGAGGAATCGATTCAGGGGCTGAATCTGATCCACTTTCGAATGTGGGTACTGGGATGGGGTTTAATGCCCCATCGTCATTTGTGCCATCGAACATGGCAAACATTGGGTCGTCTGGTCAAGTTCAAAGTCAGCAGTATTCTAACCTTTCTGGTAACCATATTTTACCAGATCAACAACAGCCCCAACAACCGGAGTCACAGCAGTTCCAACATGGTCAACAAGGGATGCAACAGGTCTCTGCCCCTCACAACACCCAACAAggacagcagcagcagcagcagcagcaacagTTTCAATCTATTAGAGGAGGGATGGCTGGTGTTGGGGCTGTCAAATTGGAGCCACAACTGACTAATGATCAGCACAGCCAGCCACAGCAGTTGCAATCGCTGAGAAATCTTGCTCCTGTGAAATTGGAACCACAACAAATCCCGCCTTCAAGAACTTTGGCACAGGTAAAAATGGAACCTCAACATTCAGATCAGTCATTTTTGCATCAGCAGCAACAACAGCAGCAGCAACAGCAGCAGCAGTTGCTCCAAATGTCACGGCAGCCCCCACAAACTGCTGCCGCCCAAATCAGTCTTTTGCATCAACAAAGACTCTTGCAGCTACAACAGCaacaccaccaccaccaacTCTTGAAAGCAATGCCTCAACAAAGGCCTCAATTACCGCAGCAGTTTCAACAGCAGAATTTGCCTTTGAGATCACCTGTGAAATCAGCATATGAGCCTGGGATGTGTGCTCGGCGACTGACACATTACATGTATCAGCAGCAGCATAGACCTGAA GACAACAATATTGAATTCTGGAGAAAGTTTGTTGCTGAGTACTTCGCTCCAAATGCCAAAAAGAAGTGGTGCGTTTCTATGTATGGAAATGGCCGCCAAACAACTGGTGTTTTCCCTCAG GATGTATGGCACTGTGAAATATGCAATAGGAAGCCAGGACGTGGTTTTG AGGCGACTGTTGAGGTTCTCCCTAggcttttcaaaattaaatatgaaagtggTACTTTGGAAGAACTTCTTTATGTTGATATGCCCCGTGAGTATCAGAATTCATCAGGACAAATTGTCCTGGACTATGCAAAAGCAATACAAGAAAGTGTTTTTGAGCAGCTTCGTGTTGTTCGTGATGGTCAGCTTAGGATAGTTTTCTCACCAGATCTGAAG aTTTGTTCTTGGGAATTTTGTGCTCGGCGTCACGAGGAACTCATCCCTAGAAGATTATTGATACCTCAG GTTAGTCAACTTGGGGCTGCAGCTCAAAAGTATCAAGCTGCAACACAAAACGCATCAACAAATTTATCTGCTCCTGATTTGCAGAATAACTGTAACTT GTTTGTAGCATCGGCTCGGCAATTGGCTAAAGCCTTGGAAGTGCCATTGGTAAATGATTTGGGTTATACAAAGAGATATGTGAGGTGTCTTCAG ATATCTGAAGTGGTTAATAGTATGAAAGACTTGATTGATTACAGTAGAGAAACAAGGACTGGACCCATGG AGAGTTTGGCCAAGTTCCCTCGAAGAACGAGCACTTCATCTGGTTTTCATGCACAATCTCAACAGCCTGAGGAACAGCATCAGCAACAGCAGCAGACACCACAACAGCAAATGATGACCCAGAGCTCTAATGGTGATCAAAGTTCTGCCCAGGCTTCTGGGATGCAGCTTGCTGCTAACAATGGTGTGGCTAATGTAAATAACTCGCTTAATGTAGCATCTGCATCAACATCTGGTGGCACCATTGCTGGGCCTCTACACCAGAATTCCATGAACTCCAGACAGCAGAATTCTATGAATAATGCAAGCAGTTCCTATGGTGGAAACTCTGTGCAGATCCCGTCCCCTGGTTCCTCTAGCACAATACCCCAAACACAAGCAAATCCTTCTCCATTTCAATCGCCAACACCTTCCTCATCTAATAATCCTCCTCAAGCTCCGCATGGTGCCTTAGCAGCTTCAAGTCACATGAGTTCTGCAAATTCTCCAGCAATGAACATGCCTATGCAGCAGCCAGCTCTTTCCAGTGAGGCGGATCCCAATGAATCCCAAAGCTCTGTTCAGAAAATCATTCATGAAATGTTGTCTAGCCAACTTAATAACACTGGCGGCATGGTTGGTGCTGGCACTCTAGGCAATGATGTGAAGAGCGTAAATGGAATGCTGCCACCGAGTAACAACATGGTTCTCAGCGGTGGCAACACTTTGGTCGGTAATGGAACCATCAGCAATAATTCAGTTATTGGTGGTGTGGGGTTTGGTTCAATGAGTGGTGGACTAGGGCAGTCTGCTATGGTGAATGGAATCAGAGCCACAATGGGAAATAACCCTGTCATGAATGGAAGGATGGGAATGGCACAGATGGCTCGGGATCAGCTAATGAATCAGCAACAACAGGATATGGGGAACCAGCTACTGAATGGACTTGGAGCAGTTAATGGTTTTAATAATTATCAATTTGATTGGAAACCTTCCCCATGA